From one Micromonospora siamensis genomic stretch:
- a CDS encoding glycoside hydrolase family 3 protein, with protein sequence MSRVSTTPRRVGVALAVLTTLLASGCTGAERPRSATPTATPSTVAPSTAAPASSTPIPASPGDPAARATALVGRLADEDLVGQVLMPYAYGSSATEVSAGSAAGNRAMAGVDTPAEMVAKYRLGGVILVGFSADDPTSGNQETTNVDNPRQVRALTTGLRAAAGKLPAGAAPFLVGTDQEYGVVTRITDGVTALPSPLAAGAAGRPELTEAAWRAAGAELAAMGINLDFAPVADVLATRSTVIGSRSFGADPQRSAAQVAGAVRGLQSAGVAASVKHFPGHGLSPTDSHKDVPVIPQSRAELDRIAFPPFRAGVDAGAMAVMSAHLDVKAVDPGTPATFSHKLLTDVLRGQLGFKGVVITDGMNMPPAKRWSPGEAAVRALKAGNDLILMTPNLTQAYDGLLAALRDGSLPRARLVEAATRVLTMKFRLADKPAAPALDTLASPAHQQAAQVLAAAAVTQLRGACGAKIPGPVTVTSSGGRDHTRALLTRALTAAGVKVVPSGGTVVHLVGYGDGAGDLRADAKVTVAMDTPYVLAGATSPTLLATYSSSRASMDGLAAVLAGKARPTGRSPVPVSGLPATTCAG encoded by the coding sequence ATGAGCCGCGTGTCGACCACCCCGCGACGCGTCGGCGTCGCGCTCGCCGTACTGACCACCCTGCTCGCCTCCGGCTGCACCGGCGCCGAGCGCCCCCGATCAGCCACCCCGACCGCCACGCCCTCGACCGTGGCGCCCTCGACCGCGGCGCCGGCCAGCTCCACGCCCATCCCGGCCTCGCCCGGTGACCCGGCTGCCCGGGCGACCGCGCTGGTCGGCCGGCTCGCCGACGAGGACCTGGTCGGCCAGGTGCTGATGCCCTACGCGTACGGCAGCTCGGCCACCGAGGTCTCGGCCGGCTCGGCCGCCGGCAACCGGGCGATGGCCGGGGTGGACACCCCCGCCGAGATGGTGGCGAAGTACCGCCTGGGCGGGGTGATCCTGGTCGGCTTCAGCGCCGACGACCCGACCTCCGGCAACCAGGAGACCACCAACGTCGACAACCCCCGGCAGGTCCGGGCGCTCACCACCGGGCTGCGCGCGGCGGCGGGCAAGCTCCCGGCCGGCGCCGCACCCTTCCTGGTCGGCACCGACCAGGAGTACGGCGTGGTCACCCGGATCACCGACGGCGTCACCGCCCTGCCCAGCCCGCTCGCCGCCGGGGCGGCCGGCCGGCCGGAGCTGACCGAGGCGGCCTGGCGGGCCGCCGGCGCCGAACTGGCCGCGATGGGGATCAACCTCGACTTCGCGCCGGTCGCGGACGTGCTGGCCACCCGCAGCACGGTGATCGGCTCCCGTTCCTTCGGCGCCGACCCGCAGCGCTCCGCCGCCCAGGTCGCCGGCGCGGTCCGCGGCCTCCAGTCCGCCGGCGTGGCGGCCAGCGTCAAGCACTTCCCCGGGCACGGGCTCAGCCCCACCGACTCGCACAAGGACGTCCCGGTCATCCCACAGTCCCGCGCCGAGCTGGACCGCATCGCCTTCCCGCCGTTCCGGGCGGGCGTCGACGCCGGAGCGATGGCGGTCATGTCCGCCCACCTCGACGTCAAGGCTGTCGACCCGGGCACCCCGGCGACCTTCTCCCACAAGCTGCTCACCGACGTGCTCCGCGGCCAGCTCGGGTTCAAGGGCGTGGTGATCACCGACGGGATGAACATGCCGCCGGCCAAGCGCTGGTCGCCGGGCGAGGCCGCGGTCCGCGCCCTGAAGGCCGGCAACGACCTGATCCTGATGACCCCGAACCTCACCCAGGCGTACGACGGGCTGCTCGCCGCGCTGCGCGACGGCTCGCTGCCCCGGGCCCGCCTGGTGGAGGCGGCCACCCGGGTGCTGACCATGAAGTTCCGGCTGGCCGACAAGCCCGCCGCCCCGGCGCTGGACACGCTGGCGTCGCCGGCGCACCAGCAGGCCGCGCAGGTGCTGGCCGCCGCCGCGGTCACCCAGCTGCGCGGGGCCTGCGGGGCGAAGATCCCCGGACCGGTCACCGTCACCTCCTCGGGCGGTCGGGACCACACCCGCGCCCTGCTCACCCGGGCGCTGACCGCCGCCGGGGTGAAGGTGGTGCCCAGCGGGGGCACGGTCGTGCACCTGGTCGGGTACGGCGACGGCGCCGGTGACCTGCGCGCCGACGCGAAGGTGACGGTGGCGATGGACACCCCGTACGTGCTGGCCGGGGCGACGTCCCCGACGCTGCTGGCCACCTACTCGTCCAGCCGGGCGTCGATGGACGGGCTCGCCGCCGTGCTGGCCGGGAAGGCCCGTCCCACCGGCCGCTCCCCGGTGCCGGTGAGCGGCCTGCCCGCCACCACCTGCGCCGGCTGA
- a CDS encoding DUF3145 domain-containing protein: MPTRGVVYVHSTPLAVCSHVEWAIARVLAAPVNLQWTAQPVDPGARRAECGWTGRPGTGAELAAALRQWPMIRFEVTEEPSPGADGERYMYVPGRGLFRATVGAGGDIQLGEDRLRAIMAAARAPEALAHALDKALGTAWDAELEPYRYAGDGAPVTLLTRVG; the protein is encoded by the coding sequence GTGCCAACGCGTGGCGTCGTATACGTCCACTCGACCCCGCTCGCCGTGTGCTCGCACGTCGAGTGGGCGATCGCGCGCGTCCTCGCCGCGCCGGTCAACCTGCAGTGGACGGCACAGCCCGTCGACCCCGGCGCCCGCCGGGCGGAGTGCGGGTGGACCGGTCGTCCGGGGACGGGCGCCGAGCTGGCTGCTGCCCTCAGGCAGTGGCCCATGATCCGTTTCGAGGTGACCGAGGAGCCCAGTCCGGGCGCCGACGGCGAGCGCTACATGTACGTGCCGGGGCGCGGCCTGTTCCGGGCCACCGTGGGGGCGGGTGGCGACATCCAGTTGGGCGAGGACCGGTTGCGGGCGATCATGGCCGCCGCCCGCGCCCCGGAGGCGCTGGCGCACGCGCTGGACAAGGCGCTCGGCACCGCCTGGGACGCCGAACTGGAGCCGTACCGCTACGCCGGCGACGGCGCGCCGGTGACCTTGCTCACCCGCGTCGGCTGA
- a CDS encoding carbonic anhydrase: protein MPTPPGPVAGGTPRAALAELLSGNRRFVSGQPVHGHDVTAAAASASGDQQPYAVVLGCIDSRVPLEAIFDQTFGSICVIRTGGHVLDRAVCGSIEYVVGQLGVPLVMVLGHERCGAVASAVDALRTGRRPGGSLAHLVDEITPAVLEVGVDDPQVHPMAIRRHVRRTVEALRRDDLLAAPVADGTVAVVGARYDLASGEVTLLAD, encoded by the coding sequence ATGCCGACACCACCGGGGCCGGTGGCCGGGGGGACGCCCCGGGCCGCGCTGGCCGAGCTGCTCAGCGGCAACCGGCGCTTCGTCAGCGGCCAGCCGGTGCACGGCCACGACGTCACCGCCGCCGCGGCCAGCGCCTCCGGCGACCAGCAGCCGTACGCGGTGGTCCTCGGCTGCATCGACTCGCGGGTCCCGCTGGAGGCGATCTTCGACCAGACCTTCGGCTCGATCTGCGTGATCCGCACCGGCGGTCACGTGCTGGACCGGGCCGTGTGCGGCTCGATCGAGTACGTCGTCGGGCAGCTGGGAGTGCCGCTGGTGATGGTGCTCGGGCACGAGCGCTGCGGCGCCGTCGCCTCGGCGGTCGACGCGCTGCGCACCGGCCGGCGCCCCGGTGGCTCGCTCGCCCACCTGGTGGACGAGATCACCCCGGCGGTGCTCGAGGTCGGCGTGGACGACCCGCAGGTGCACCCGATGGCGATCCGCCGGCACGTCCGGCGGACGGTCGAGGCGCTGCGCCGCGACGACCTGCTGGCCGCGCCGGTGGCCGACGGGACGGTGGCCGTGGTCGGCGCCCGGTACGACCTGGCCAGCGGGGAGGTGACCCTCCTCGCCGACTGA
- a CDS encoding alpha/beta fold hydrolase, with protein MPEQVEVRLPDDVRLHVETSGPADAELTVLLLHGWTLDGRAWHRQLAELRERYGDRVRVVTYDARGHGRSSCMALRTATVEQLGDDLAAVLDAVAADRVVLVGHSLGGMTIMEYAHRHREHFAARIAGLVFVSTTAEGHTHTAYGLSPRITRLIRLAETTGAGVLARCGAWRPPRALLRAIQPSIRWVLFGDRCEPTDIRLVTSAVARASLRSIGGFRASVGAQHRLDTLAELGRLPAAALVGDRDRLTPPPCARSIAAALPTTELTVCPGAGHMLMMERPDEVNAALHGVLGQVLTAGRSRARRAGGRRRRAGHAVPSPG; from the coding sequence ATGCCGGAACAGGTGGAGGTCCGCCTCCCGGACGACGTACGGCTGCACGTCGAGACGTCCGGCCCGGCCGACGCCGAACTCACGGTGCTGCTGCTGCACGGCTGGACGCTGGACGGCCGGGCCTGGCACCGGCAGCTCGCCGAGCTGCGCGAACGGTACGGCGACCGGGTGCGGGTCGTCACCTACGACGCCCGGGGACACGGGCGGTCCAGCTGCATGGCGCTGCGTACCGCGACGGTCGAGCAGCTCGGCGACGACCTGGCCGCCGTGCTGGACGCGGTGGCGGCCGACCGGGTGGTGCTGGTGGGGCACTCGCTGGGCGGCATGACGATCATGGAGTACGCGCACCGGCACCGGGAGCACTTCGCCGCCCGGATCGCCGGGCTGGTCTTCGTCTCGACCACCGCCGAGGGGCACACGCACACCGCGTACGGCCTGTCGCCGCGGATCACCCGGTTGATCCGGCTGGCCGAGACCACCGGCGCCGGGGTGCTGGCCCGCTGCGGCGCGTGGCGGCCACCCCGGGCGCTGCTGCGGGCGATCCAGCCGAGCATCCGCTGGGTGCTCTTCGGCGACCGCTGCGAGCCGACCGACATCCGGCTGGTCACCTCGGCGGTGGCCCGGGCCTCGCTGCGCTCGATCGGCGGGTTCCGTGCCTCGGTCGGCGCCCAGCACCGGCTGGACACCCTGGCCGAGCTGGGCCGGCTGCCGGCCGCGGCGCTGGTCGGCGACCGGGACCGGCTCACCCCGCCGCCGTGCGCCCGGTCGATCGCGGCGGCGCTGCCGACCACGGAGCTGACGGTCTGCCCGGGCGCCGGGCACATGCTGATGATGGAGCGGCCCGACGAGGTCAACGCCGCGCTGCACGGGGTGCTCGGTCAGGTGCTGACCGCCGGGCGGTCCCGGGCCCGCCGGGCCGGAGGCCGGCGCCGTCGGGCCGGGCATGCCGTACCCTCACCCGGTTGA
- a CDS encoding HelD family protein, which produces MTDQTTLEQEIAVEQRHLDRVYARLAELRRSAVRAERDGYRLARVGNFGALVERDAMVFHAAQRRHVLDAEHEGLVFGRLDLHDRRVLHVGRLGIRGEDAETLVVDWRAPAAAAFYQATPADPQGVVRRRTIQSSGEKVTRIEDDLLDPAAAPPEMAVVGDGALLATLSRATGHGMRDIVATIQREQDEAIRSPGSGVTIVSGGPGTGKTAVALHRAAYLLYSDRSRYAGGGILVVGPSTVFVEYIASVLPSLGEETATLHSLGTLFPGMSATRTDPPQVAAVKGSLRMRRVLERAARDAVPDGPGELRLLYQGQLLRLERRELDGIRDRTLSRGARRNEVRRAAFDAVLAALFAQARRLAVPRLPEQPVFEDEIIERPEFREFLKAWWPRLHPRHVLGWLARPDRLRRYAGGVLSRSETELLVGAYRTLDTEGLTVADVALLDELDALLGTPVRRARPKRDPYQLAGGVRELSTFADRQRAAREAARERPEDYRDFAHVVVDESQDVSPMQWRMVGRRGRLASWTVVGDPAQTAWAGDPDELDRARDQALGRRRRHRFTLTTNYRNSAEIFAVAAAEIRRLHPDLALPTAVRSTGVDPVQRSVPAAQLPAATVEAVAALLGEVEGTVGVIAPVPRRDEVAGWLAGVTDPRLQVVNSLQSKGMEYDGVVLVAPGEIRAEPSGVRTLYVALSRATQRLTVLDAS; this is translated from the coding sequence TTGACCGACCAGACCACCCTGGAGCAGGAGATCGCCGTCGAGCAGCGGCATCTCGACCGGGTGTACGCCCGCCTGGCGGAACTGCGGCGCTCCGCCGTCCGTGCCGAGCGGGACGGCTACCGGCTGGCCCGGGTGGGCAACTTCGGCGCGCTGGTGGAGCGGGACGCGATGGTCTTCCACGCCGCCCAGCGCCGGCACGTGCTGGACGCCGAGCACGAGGGGCTGGTCTTCGGCCGGCTGGACCTGCACGACCGGCGGGTGCTGCACGTCGGTCGGCTGGGCATCCGCGGCGAGGACGCCGAGACGCTGGTGGTCGACTGGCGGGCGCCGGCCGCCGCCGCGTTCTACCAGGCCACCCCGGCCGATCCACAGGGCGTCGTGCGTCGGCGCACCATCCAGTCCTCGGGTGAGAAGGTGACCCGGATCGAGGACGACCTGCTCGACCCGGCCGCTGCCCCGCCGGAGATGGCGGTGGTGGGCGACGGCGCGCTGCTGGCCACCCTGTCCCGGGCGACCGGCCACGGGATGCGGGACATCGTGGCCACCATCCAGCGGGAGCAGGACGAGGCGATCCGCTCCCCCGGCTCCGGCGTGACGATCGTCTCCGGCGGCCCGGGCACCGGCAAGACGGCGGTGGCCCTGCACCGGGCCGCGTACCTGCTCTATTCCGACCGCAGCCGGTACGCCGGCGGCGGGATCCTGGTGGTCGGCCCGTCGACGGTCTTCGTGGAGTACATCGCCTCGGTGCTGCCCTCGCTGGGTGAGGAGACCGCCACCCTGCACTCGCTCGGCACGCTCTTCCCCGGGATGAGCGCGACCCGCACCGATCCGCCGCAGGTGGCGGCGGTGAAGGGCTCGCTGCGGATGCGGCGGGTGCTGGAGCGGGCGGCCCGGGACGCGGTGCCGGACGGCCCGGGCGAGCTGCGCCTGCTCTACCAGGGCCAGTTGCTGCGGTTGGAGCGCCGGGAGCTGGACGGCATCCGGGACCGGACGCTGTCCCGGGGGGCCCGCCGCAACGAGGTGCGCCGGGCCGCCTTCGACGCGGTGCTGGCCGCGCTCTTCGCGCAGGCCCGCCGGCTGGCCGTGCCGCGCCTGCCGGAGCAGCCCGTCTTCGAGGACGAGATCATCGAGCGGCCGGAGTTCCGGGAGTTCCTCAAGGCGTGGTGGCCCCGGTTGCACCCCCGGCACGTGCTGGGCTGGCTGGCCCGCCCGGATCGGCTGCGCCGGTACGCCGGCGGCGTGCTGTCCCGCTCGGAGACGGAACTGCTGGTCGGGGCGTACCGGACGCTGGACACCGAGGGACTCACGGTGGCCGACGTGGCGCTGCTGGACGAGCTGGACGCGCTGCTCGGCACGCCGGTGCGCCGCGCCCGGCCGAAGCGCGACCCGTACCAGCTGGCCGGTGGGGTCCGCGAGCTGAGCACCTTCGCCGATCGGCAGCGGGCCGCCCGGGAGGCGGCCCGGGAGCGGCCGGAGGACTACCGCGACTTCGCCCACGTGGTGGTCGACGAGTCGCAGGACGTCTCGCCGATGCAGTGGCGGATGGTGGGCCGGCGGGGCCGGCTGGCGTCCTGGACGGTGGTCGGTGATCCGGCGCAGACGGCCTGGGCGGGCGACCCGGACGAGCTGGACCGGGCCCGGGACCAGGCGTTGGGGCGGCGCCGCCGGCACCGGTTCACGCTGACCACCAACTACCGGAACTCGGCGGAGATCTTCGCGGTGGCGGCGGCGGAGATCCGCCGGCTGCACCCGGACCTCGCGCTGCCCACCGCGGTGCGCTCCACCGGCGTGGACCCGGTGCAGCGTTCGGTGCCGGCGGCGCAGCTGCCGGCGGCGACCGTCGAGGCGGTCGCCGCGCTGCTGGGCGAGGTGGAGGGGACGGTGGGCGTGATCGCGCCGGTGCCGCGCCGCGACGAGGTCGCCGGCTGGCTGGCCGGGGTCACCGACCCGCGGTTGCAGGTGGTGAACAGCCTCCAGTCCAAGGGCATGGAGTACGACGGGGTGGTGCTGGTCGCGCCGGGCGAGATCCGGGCCGAGCCGTCCGGGGTACGCACGCTCTACGTCGCGCTGTCCCGGGCCACCCAGCGGCTGACCGTGCTCGACGCGTCCTGA
- a CDS encoding cation diffusion facilitator family transporter, giving the protein MGAGHDHQGAVSNAAQRHRGRLWAAFGLLTALMLVEAVAAFATGSLALLSDAGHMFTDVLGIGMALAAITATRRATDDPQRTFGLYRLEVLAALANAVLLFGVALYVLVEAVRRFGDPPQVLAAPMLAVAVAGLLANLVAFALLRPGAQESINLRGAYLEVLGDLLGSLGVIAAALLIALTGWWWADPVVAIAIGVFILPRTWRLGRAAVRILVQAAPDHLQVTAVHDRLTAVPGVAEVHDLHVWTLTSGMDVASAHLTMVPGAEVGTVLRAARVALHEDFRIDHATLQVEPGASAGACGSIEW; this is encoded by the coding sequence GTGGGCGCAGGTCATGACCACCAGGGCGCGGTCAGCAACGCCGCGCAGCGCCACCGCGGCCGGCTCTGGGCCGCCTTCGGCCTGCTCACCGCGCTGATGCTGGTGGAGGCGGTGGCGGCCTTCGCGACCGGCTCGCTGGCCCTGCTCTCCGACGCCGGGCACATGTTCACCGACGTCCTCGGCATCGGCATGGCCCTGGCCGCGATCACCGCGACCCGGCGGGCCACCGACGATCCGCAGCGCACCTTCGGCCTCTACCGGCTGGAGGTGCTGGCCGCGCTGGCCAACGCCGTGCTGCTCTTCGGGGTCGCGCTCTACGTCCTGGTCGAGGCGGTCCGCCGCTTCGGTGACCCACCGCAGGTGCTGGCCGCGCCGATGCTCGCGGTGGCCGTGGCCGGCCTGCTCGCCAACCTGGTCGCCTTCGCCCTGCTGCGCCCCGGCGCCCAGGAGAGCATCAACCTGCGCGGGGCGTACCTGGAGGTGCTCGGGGACCTGCTCGGCTCGCTCGGCGTGATCGCCGCGGCGCTGCTGATCGCGCTGACCGGCTGGTGGTGGGCCGACCCGGTGGTGGCGATCGCGATCGGCGTGTTCATCCTGCCCCGCACCTGGCGGCTGGGGCGGGCCGCCGTGCGGATCCTGGTCCAGGCCGCCCCGGACCACCTCCAGGTGACCGCCGTGCACGACCGGCTGACCGCGGTGCCCGGTGTCGCCGAGGTGCACGACCTGCACGTCTGGACGCTCACCTCCGGCATGGACGTCGCCTCGGCGCACCTGACCATGGTGCCCGGCGCGGAGGTGGGTACGGTGCTGCGGGCCGCCCGGGTGGCGCTGCACGAGGACTTCCGGATCGACCACGCGACGTTGCAGGTCGAACCCGGAGCGTCAGCCGGCGCCTGCGGGTCGATCGAGTGGTGA